In Micrococcales bacterium, the following proteins share a genomic window:
- a CDS encoding 4-(cytidine 5'-diphospho)-2-C-methyl-D-erythritol kinase, producing MPLPKAVSVEAPAKINLYLGVGPLREDGYHELATVFQALDLADELTALPQESGISLEMDPDGEQVPGRASDNLAVRAARALKKRHKVKSGARLVMTKSIPVAGGMAGGSADAAAALVACNVLWGLGCSMSALAEIAADLGSDVPFSLQGGTALGASRGELLTPVLATGEFTWVVATSFATLSTPQVYATFDRLSAGREVPAPGVPRELLAAVRSGDQVGLGQHLHNDLQAAAIAMRPELDLLLEAGLDYGALGAMVSGSGPTCVFLARDAEHGLELAVGLSTTGLCRSARITTGPVSGAHTVAVIN from the coding sequence GTGCCGCTTCCGAAAGCCGTCTCGGTGGAAGCCCCAGCCAAGATCAACCTCTACCTGGGGGTGGGGCCGCTGCGTGAGGACGGTTACCACGAGCTGGCCACCGTCTTCCAGGCCCTCGACCTCGCGGACGAACTCACCGCCTTGCCGCAGGAGTCCGGGATCAGCCTGGAGATGGATCCCGACGGGGAACAGGTGCCGGGCCGCGCCTCGGACAACCTTGCCGTCCGGGCGGCCCGGGCCCTCAAGAAGCGCCACAAGGTGAAGTCCGGTGCCCGGCTGGTGATGACGAAGTCGATACCGGTGGCTGGCGGCATGGCCGGGGGCTCCGCGGACGCAGCCGCCGCCCTCGTGGCGTGCAACGTGCTGTGGGGTCTGGGCTGTTCGATGTCCGCACTGGCCGAGATCGCCGCTGACCTGGGTTCGGACGTGCCTTTCAGCCTGCAGGGCGGAACCGCACTGGGTGCCTCGCGCGGGGAGTTGCTCACCCCGGTCCTGGCCACCGGGGAGTTCACCTGGGTCGTCGCGACCTCGTTCGCCACCTTGTCGACGCCGCAGGTGTACGCCACGTTCGACCGGCTCAGCGCCGGGCGCGAGGTCCCGGCCCCGGGCGTCCCGCGTGAGTTGCTGGCCGCGGTGCGTTCCGGCGATCAGGTGGGCCTCGGACAGCACCTGCACAACGACCTGCAGGCCGCCGCCATCGCCATGCGCCCGGAACTCGACCTCTTACTGGAAGCTGGCCTGGACTACGGCGCGCTCGGCGCGATGGTGAGCGGCAGTGGACCCACCTGTGTCTTCCTCGCCCGCGATGCGGAGCACGGCCTGGAACTGGCCGTGGGCTTGTCGACCACGGGACTCTGCCGCAGCGCCCGCATCACCACCGGCCCGGTCTCCGGTGCGCACACGGTGGCCGTCATCAACTGA
- the rsmA gene encoding 16S rRNA (adenine(1518)-N(6)/adenine(1519)-N(6))-dimethyltransferase RsmA, whose amino-acid sequence MALLGPAQIRDLARELDLQPTKKLGQNFVIDPNTVRRIAAAAHVGPGDVVLEVGPGLGSLTLALLETGARVEAVEIDARLARRLPITIKQFSPDAADRLTVRCEDAVAMQPQAEVTAFVANLPYNTGVPILLNVLERFASVTSGVVMVQAEVAQRLTAGPGSRQYGVPSVKTSWWADATWAGKVGTEVFWPAPNVQSGLVRFVRHEQPDAEQRAATFAAVDAAFGQRRKMLRSALREWAAPLPAVTICEEAGIDPTRRGESLSVDDFLALAGAKSRLSSP is encoded by the coding sequence ATGGCGCTGCTGGGTCCCGCCCAGATCCGCGACCTGGCTCGGGAACTCGACCTGCAACCGACGAAGAAACTCGGCCAGAACTTCGTCATCGACCCGAACACCGTGCGCCGGATCGCTGCGGCCGCCCACGTCGGTCCCGGCGACGTCGTCCTGGAGGTGGGACCTGGACTGGGGTCGTTGACGCTGGCACTGCTGGAGACCGGCGCCCGGGTGGAGGCGGTCGAGATAGACGCCCGCCTCGCGCGCCGACTGCCGATCACCATCAAGCAGTTCTCGCCGGATGCGGCCGATCGGTTGACCGTGCGGTGCGAGGACGCGGTGGCGATGCAGCCCCAGGCCGAGGTGACGGCGTTCGTGGCGAATCTGCCGTACAACACCGGCGTGCCCATCCTCTTGAATGTCCTCGAGAGGTTCGCGTCAGTGACCTCCGGGGTGGTCATGGTGCAGGCCGAGGTCGCCCAGCGGCTGACCGCCGGGCCAGGATCTCGCCAGTACGGTGTCCCCTCGGTCAAGACCTCCTGGTGGGCCGACGCGACATGGGCCGGGAAGGTCGGCACGGAGGTATTCTGGCCCGCCCCGAACGTGCAATCAGGCCTTGTCCGCTTCGTGCGGCACGAGCAGCCCGATGCCGAACAGCGTGCGGCCACGTTCGCGGCCGTGGATGCGGCGTTCGGGCAGCGCCGGAAGATGCTGCGCAGCGCGCTGCGCGAGTGGGCCGCGCCGCTGCCGGCGGTGACGATCTGTGAGGAGGCCGGCATCGACCCCACCCGCCGGGGGGAATCCCTGAGCGTGGACGACTTCTTGGCCCTCGCCGGCGCGAAGTCGCGGCTGTCCAGCCCCTAG
- a CDS encoding methionine--tRNA ligase produces MTKAFYVTTPIYYVNDAPHIGHAYTTVAGDVLTRWRRQRQEPVFYLTGTDEHGTKVERTARDNGVEPQVWCDRLVEESWKPVLQTIDAANDDFIRTTSDRHRIGVQKFWRTLQDNGHVYEADFEGPYCVGCEEFKRPGDLVDGKCPIHDRPVEMLHETNYFFRLAQFADALLEHYERHPQAVEPRSAYNEVVSFIKGGLEDISMSRSSVSWGVPLPWDEQQVVYVWFDALLNYITAIGYGDDERKFAANWPADVHLVGKDILRFHAVYWPAMLMAAGLPLPAKVFAHGWLLVGGEKMSKSKLTGISPEQIIDDFGSDAFRYYFLRAIQFGQDGSFSWEDMAARYTAELANGLGNLASRATAMVARYRAGSLPAPGDYANADLALQELLAACAERADAAMVQLDFSTGILAVKDFVDAVNVYVTEQEPWVLAKDEADAQRLDTVLYTICESLRAIAVLYHAVMPKATAEIWASLGVQEDLAAQSVQDVAIWGQLPPGTTVTKGAALFPRLETA; encoded by the coding sequence ATGACTAAGGCGTTCTACGTCACGACGCCCATCTACTACGTCAACGACGCCCCACACATCGGCCACGCGTACACCACCGTGGCCGGCGACGTGCTCACGCGCTGGCGCCGGCAGCGGCAGGAACCGGTGTTCTACCTCACGGGCACCGACGAGCACGGGACCAAGGTGGAACGCACCGCGCGGGACAACGGCGTGGAGCCGCAGGTGTGGTGCGACCGGCTCGTGGAGGAGTCGTGGAAGCCGGTCCTGCAGACCATCGATGCCGCGAACGACGATTTCATCCGCACGACCAGCGACCGGCACCGCATCGGGGTGCAGAAATTCTGGCGGACCCTGCAGGACAACGGCCATGTGTACGAGGCCGACTTCGAAGGGCCGTACTGCGTCGGGTGCGAGGAGTTCAAGCGGCCCGGCGACCTCGTCGACGGCAAGTGCCCGATCCACGACCGCCCCGTCGAGATGCTGCACGAGACCAACTACTTCTTCCGCCTCGCCCAGTTCGCTGACGCCCTGCTCGAGCACTACGAGCGGCATCCGCAGGCGGTGGAACCCCGCAGCGCGTACAACGAGGTCGTCTCCTTCATCAAGGGCGGGCTCGAGGACATTTCCATGTCACGCTCCAGCGTGTCGTGGGGGGTGCCGCTGCCGTGGGACGAGCAGCAGGTCGTCTACGTGTGGTTCGACGCGCTGTTGAACTACATCACGGCGATCGGCTACGGCGACGACGAACGGAAGTTCGCCGCGAACTGGCCGGCTGATGTGCATCTGGTGGGCAAGGACATCCTGCGCTTCCACGCGGTCTACTGGCCGGCCATGCTGATGGCCGCCGGCCTGCCCTTGCCCGCGAAGGTCTTCGCCCACGGCTGGCTGCTGGTCGGTGGGGAGAAGATGAGCAAGAGCAAGCTCACCGGGATCTCGCCGGAGCAGATCATCGACGACTTCGGCTCCGACGCCTTCCGCTACTACTTCCTGCGGGCCATCCAGTTCGGGCAGGACGGCTCGTTCTCCTGGGAGGACATGGCTGCGCGCTATACCGCCGAACTGGCCAACGGGCTGGGCAACCTGGCCTCCCGGGCCACGGCCATGGTGGCCCGCTACCGTGCCGGTTCACTGCCCGCCCCCGGGGACTACGCCAACGCAGACCTGGCGCTGCAGGAGTTGCTCGCGGCCTGCGCTGAGCGTGCGGATGCGGCGATGGTCCAACTGGATTTCAGCACCGGCATCCTGGCGGTCAAGGACTTCGTCGATGCTGTCAACGTGTACGTCACCGAGCAGGAGCCCTGGGTGCTGGCCAAGGACGAGGCGGACGCTCAACGTCTGGACACCGTCCTGTACACGATCTGCGAGTCCCTGCGCGCCATCGCCGTGCTCTACCACGCCGTGATGCCGAAGGCCACGGCCGAGATCTGGGCCAGCTTGGGGGTGCAGGAGGACCTGGCCGCGCAGTCCGTTCAGGACGTGGCCATCTGGGGTCAGCTGCCTCCCGGCACGACCGTGACCAAGGGCGCGGCGCTGTTCCCGCGGCTGGAGACCGCGTGA
- a CDS encoding PAS domain S-box protein yields MSARGEIAALRTIIDVQHAMITEKLSVHDVMRRIVAAACEITNGTGALVSLLRDDAFDHAHSAGILEGTEEVQLPRHGSLAGQAVDRREVLISPDAADDDRAFSPYVRRTGVRSLVVVPLFSGDEVAGVLSVASRQEDAFGEADVAAATRLGAFIASVLRAAVTLEDRRREHDAYRLIAETSGDVVFQIHPSGDIEWASPAVLEIYGYEPAEMVGMRIGQLVHPDHRPRFLQLIADAKGSGDQVAEIAAVRADGRTAWTEVAVRVVRNEDGGISHWVARVRDVSAAHADREALARSEALFRATMDNAPIGQALVGRDGRFLRVNPALCYVLERNEEELLSSTWQALTHPDDVGVDGRMVQELLDGRRDSFRLVKRYVRPDGQIVWGDLSVAAVRDTQGRVLHFISQILDVTEARRREDMVRETAERFQKLAEHSADVLAQYDDKGRVTWVSPNCLELLGRPPHDLLGATSWTSWHRRIGRTCSRR; encoded by the coding sequence GTGTCGGCCCGGGGAGAGATCGCGGCATTGCGCACGATCATCGACGTGCAGCACGCCATGATCACCGAGAAGCTGTCGGTTCACGACGTGATGCGCAGGATCGTGGCCGCTGCGTGCGAGATCACCAACGGCACCGGGGCGCTGGTGAGCCTGCTGCGTGACGACGCGTTCGACCACGCACACTCGGCCGGCATCCTGGAGGGCACGGAGGAAGTGCAACTGCCCCGCCACGGCAGTCTGGCGGGGCAGGCGGTCGATCGTCGCGAGGTTCTGATCAGTCCGGACGCGGCCGACGACGACCGGGCCTTCTCCCCCTACGTGCGACGCACGGGGGTCCGTTCGCTGGTCGTGGTGCCTCTGTTCAGCGGGGACGAGGTCGCCGGGGTGCTCAGCGTGGCGTCGCGGCAGGAGGATGCCTTCGGGGAGGCCGACGTGGCAGCCGCCACCAGACTCGGCGCGTTCATCGCCTCCGTCCTGCGGGCGGCGGTCACTCTGGAGGACCGGCGGCGCGAGCACGACGCCTACCGTCTCATCGCCGAGACCAGCGGCGATGTCGTGTTCCAGATCCATCCATCGGGCGACATCGAGTGGGCCTCGCCGGCAGTCCTGGAGATCTACGGTTACGAACCCGCGGAGATGGTGGGGATGCGGATCGGCCAGTTGGTGCACCCCGATCATCGGCCTCGCTTCCTGCAACTGATCGCAGACGCCAAGGGAAGTGGCGACCAAGTGGCCGAGATCGCGGCCGTTCGCGCAGACGGACGCACCGCCTGGACCGAGGTGGCGGTGAGGGTCGTGCGCAATGAGGACGGTGGGATCAGCCACTGGGTGGCGCGGGTCCGGGACGTCTCGGCGGCTCACGCCGACCGGGAGGCGCTGGCAAGAAGCGAGGCCCTGTTCCGAGCCACGATGGACAACGCGCCCATCGGCCAGGCCTTGGTGGGCCGCGACGGGCGTTTCCTGCGCGTGAACCCGGCACTGTGTTACGTACTCGAGCGCAACGAGGAGGAATTGCTGTCGAGTACCTGGCAGGCGCTGACCCACCCTGATGATGTCGGCGTGGATGGGCGGATGGTGCAGGAACTCCTCGACGGGAGACGTGACTCGTTTCGGCTGGTGAAGCGGTATGTGCGCCCGGACGGGCAGATCGTGTGGGGGGATCTGTCGGTGGCCGCCGTGCGCGACACGCAAGGGCGGGTGCTGCATTTCATCTCGCAGATCCTGGACGTGACCGAAGCGCGACGCCGCGAGGACATGGTGCGAGAGACCGCCGAACGTTTCCAGAAGTTGGCCGAGCACAGTGCCGACGTGTTGGCCCAGTACGACGACAAGGGACGCGTGACGTGGGTGTCGCCGAACTGCCTGGAACTGCTGGGGCGCCCACCCCACGACCTGCTGGGGGCGACCTCCTGGACATCGTGGCACCGTCGCATCGGCAGAACGTGCTCGCGGAGATGA
- a CDS encoding molybdopterin molybdotransferase MoeA, with protein sequence MRSLAEHLQMVMGRVRPLEPLALPLLDANGCVLAADVAAPTDVPAFHTSAVVGYAARSGDIAMASPQAVLALRELPVGAPLAPGCLVPVGVGSPLPYGSDCVVPAEYTDRGAPIVRVGRAVVRAENVALAGSQVKRGTTLLSVGQVLGSREVALLAAIGIGKVPAYPRPRIAVLTTGSELYDTGRVRLMPADPRAKPDVNGVSMACAVVEAGALSYRVGPVADDPVRLRKILDDQLGRADMVVTTGGIGTEPDDVLRPVLATMGTVDFAFVAMSPGRVQGTGSLGSSNVPLIALPGEPTAAFVGFELFVRPVIRRLMGHAEVFPAREPVELTEAVSGEPDVTTLVPVAVVDGTAAPVGEGVRALTRANALAVVAPPHVDLHKGETVMAMRLEHG encoded by the coding sequence ATGCGCAGCCTTGCCGAGCATCTGCAGATGGTGATGGGCCGGGTCAGGCCCCTGGAGCCACTGGCTCTGCCATTGCTGGATGCCAATGGCTGTGTGCTGGCTGCGGACGTGGCCGCACCGACGGACGTGCCGGCGTTCCACACCAGTGCGGTGGTCGGGTACGCGGCGCGTTCCGGGGACATCGCCATGGCGTCACCGCAGGCGGTGCTGGCGCTGCGGGAATTGCCGGTGGGCGCCCCCTTGGCCCCCGGCTGCCTGGTGCCGGTGGGGGTCGGCTCGCCGCTGCCCTACGGTTCTGACTGCGTCGTCCCCGCCGAGTACACGGATCGTGGGGCGCCGATCGTGCGGGTGGGGCGCGCCGTGGTCCGGGCGGAGAACGTGGCGCTGGCCGGCAGCCAGGTCAAGCGCGGCACCACGCTGCTGTCCGTGGGGCAGGTGCTGGGCTCACGGGAGGTCGCACTGCTCGCCGCGATCGGGATTGGCAAGGTTCCCGCCTATCCGCGCCCCCGGATCGCTGTGCTGACGACCGGCTCGGAGTTGTACGACACCGGTCGGGTGCGCCTGATGCCCGCGGACCCGCGCGCCAAACCCGACGTCAACGGGGTGTCGATGGCCTGTGCGGTGGTCGAGGCCGGAGCGCTGTCCTACCGGGTGGGCCCGGTCGCAGATGACCCGGTGCGGTTGCGCAAGATCCTCGACGATCAACTGGGCCGCGCCGACATGGTGGTGACCACCGGCGGGATCGGCACCGAGCCCGACGACGTCCTGCGGCCGGTACTGGCCACGATGGGCACCGTCGACTTCGCATTCGTGGCGATGTCGCCGGGGCGGGTGCAGGGCACCGGCTCGCTGGGATCGTCCAACGTGCCACTGATCGCGCTGCCCGGCGAACCCACGGCGGCGTTCGTCGGCTTCGAGTTGTTCGTCCGGCCGGTCATCCGGCGCCTCATGGGGCATGCGGAGGTCTTCCCGGCCCGGGAACCGGTCGAACTGACCGAGGCGGTCAGCGGTGAGCCGGACGTGACCACACTGGTGCCGGTGGCCGTCGTGGACGGCACGGCGGCCCCGGTCGGCGAGGGGGTGCGGGCGTTGACCAGGGCCAACGCCCTGGCGGTGGTTGCGCCACCGCACGTGGATCTGCACAAGGGCGAGACTGTGATGGCGATGAGGTTGGAGCACGGATGA
- a CDS encoding GNAT family N-acetyltransferase: MSRLWLATLERGHVRLRPINNHDRQAWQAVRARNVDWLRPWDATLPPGASDAATTFRGMVRALRTSARAGTTMPFALDVDGAFCGQVTVGSIHFGSLRGGHIGYWIDRAAAGSGVMPMAVAMTTDHCFASGLHRIEINIRPENGPSIRVEEKVGFRYEGLRERYLHIDGDWRDHVSYALTVEEVNEPLADRFARLYGEPKGINPRTRRSNPGSGGGRTVG; the protein is encoded by the coding sequence ATGAGCCGCCTGTGGCTGGCGACGCTGGAACGCGGACACGTGCGCCTGCGGCCCATCAACAACCACGACCGGCAGGCATGGCAGGCAGTGCGGGCCCGCAACGTCGACTGGCTACGACCGTGGGATGCCACGTTGCCTCCCGGAGCATCCGACGCCGCAACCACTTTCCGCGGGATGGTCCGCGCTCTGCGCACGTCGGCCCGGGCGGGGACCACGATGCCGTTCGCGCTGGATGTGGACGGGGCGTTCTGCGGGCAGGTCACCGTCGGCAGTATCCACTTCGGCTCTCTGCGCGGCGGGCACATCGGTTACTGGATTGACCGGGCGGCCGCCGGCAGTGGTGTCATGCCGATGGCCGTGGCCATGACCACCGACCACTGCTTCGCCAGTGGCCTGCACCGCATCGAGATCAACATCCGCCCCGAGAACGGTCCCAGTATCCGGGTCGAGGAGAAGGTCGGATTCCGCTACGAAGGCCTGCGCGAGCGCTACCTGCACATCGACGGCGACTGGCGCGACCACGTCTCGTACGCGCTGACCGTGGAGGAGGTCAACGAACCACTGGCCGACCGATTCGCGCGCCTGTACGGCGAACCGAAGGGCATCAACCCCCGAACACGCCGGTCAAATCCGGGATCCGGTGGTGGCCGGACCGTAGGCTAA
- the rsmI gene encoding 16S rRNA (cytidine(1402)-2'-O)-methyltransferase: MSGGDGILLVAATPLGDPADASARLRDALATADVVAAEDTRRARRLAADLGIRIGGKVISHYDAVESQRAEMIAAQVADGLRVLVVTDAGMPSVSDPGLAAVRACIARGLPVTCLPGPSAVTTALVLSGLPSDRFCFEGFLPRRPGQRRQRLRALVAEPRTMVFFESPRRTQDCLADIAEFFGQDRQVALCRELTKTYEEVLRGTAAELVPRAGDLLGEVTLVVAGAPETAPDPVDLVDDVRSLVAGGMRTSEAVAQVARGAGVSRRELYALVVGG, translated from the coding sequence GTGTCCGGAGGAGACGGCATCCTGCTCGTAGCCGCGACCCCGCTCGGCGACCCGGCGGATGCCTCGGCTCGGTTGCGTGATGCGTTGGCCACCGCCGACGTCGTGGCGGCCGAGGACACTCGTCGTGCCCGGAGGCTGGCCGCCGACCTCGGGATCCGGATCGGCGGCAAGGTCATCTCCCACTACGACGCGGTGGAATCCCAGCGCGCGGAGATGATCGCTGCGCAGGTGGCGGACGGGTTGCGGGTCCTGGTGGTCACCGATGCGGGCATGCCGTCGGTCAGCGACCCGGGGTTGGCGGCCGTTCGCGCCTGCATTGCTCGGGGGTTGCCGGTCACGTGCCTGCCCGGGCCGAGCGCGGTGACCACGGCCTTGGTTCTCAGCGGCCTGCCGTCCGACCGGTTCTGCTTCGAGGGTTTCCTGCCCCGCCGCCCCGGGCAGCGGCGCCAGCGACTGCGGGCCCTGGTCGCCGAACCGCGGACGATGGTCTTCTTCGAGAGTCCCCGACGCACCCAGGACTGCCTGGCGGACATCGCGGAGTTCTTCGGCCAGGACCGGCAGGTCGCGTTGTGCCGCGAGCTGACCAAGACCTACGAGGAGGTGCTGAGGGGCACGGCGGCAGAACTCGTGCCGCGGGCCGGGGATCTTCTCGGGGAGGTCACCCTCGTGGTGGCGGGCGCCCCGGAGACGGCCCCAGACCCCGTGGATCTCGTCGACGATGTGCGTTCGCTGGTGGCCGGCGGGATGCGGACCAGTGAGGCGGTCGCGCAGGTGGCCCGGGGCGCGGGAGTCTCGCGCCGCGAGTTGTACGCGCTGGTCGTGGGTGGGTGA
- a CDS encoding TatD family hydrolase: MTLPEGYPALPEPLPSPVVDSHCHLDIGASGRDGEAGIDVGTALAAAEAAGVDAVVQVGVDVPSSEEAVRLAGEWPRIVAALALHPNEAPRIHADRGAEALQEAWRRIAELARGERVVAVGETGMDFFRTDAAGRAAQEESFRVHIRLAKELDKALVIHDRDAHTAILRVMDDEGAPRRVVMHCFSGDADFAREVVARGWFCSFAGVVTFKNAGPLREALTAVPRDRLLVETDAPFLAPVPHRGHPNASYLIPLTMRFMAEHLQEDLGTLCETVRANTFEAFGAF; the protein is encoded by the coding sequence GTGACGCTGCCGGAGGGCTATCCCGCGCTGCCCGAGCCACTGCCCTCACCGGTGGTGGACAGCCACTGCCACCTGGACATCGGGGCCTCGGGTCGTGACGGTGAGGCAGGAATCGATGTGGGGACGGCCTTGGCTGCGGCCGAAGCCGCCGGCGTCGATGCCGTGGTGCAGGTCGGCGTTGACGTGCCCAGTTCAGAGGAGGCGGTGCGGCTGGCCGGTGAGTGGCCCCGGATCGTGGCGGCGTTGGCTCTGCACCCGAACGAGGCGCCCCGCATCCATGCCGACCGGGGGGCTGAGGCGCTGCAGGAGGCGTGGCGACGCATTGCGGAGTTGGCTCGCGGTGAGCGCGTGGTCGCCGTCGGGGAAACGGGGATGGACTTCTTTCGCACCGATGCGGCCGGGCGCGCCGCGCAGGAGGAATCCTTCCGCGTCCACATCCGGCTGGCCAAGGAACTGGACAAGGCCCTGGTCATCCACGACCGGGACGCGCACACCGCCATCCTGCGCGTCATGGACGACGAAGGTGCCCCGCGCCGGGTGGTGATGCACTGCTTCAGCGGCGATGCCGATTTCGCCCGCGAGGTCGTGGCTCGCGGGTGGTTCTGCTCGTTCGCCGGCGTCGTCACCTTCAAGAACGCGGGGCCCCTGCGAGAGGCGCTGACCGCCGTCCCGCGCGACCGCCTGCTGGTGGAGACCGACGCGCCCTTCCTGGCCCCGGTCCCGCACCGCGGGCACCCGAACGCCTCATACCTCATCCCACTCACGATGCGATTCATGGCCGAGCACCTGCAGGAGGACCTGGGGACGCTGTGCGAGACGGTGCGGGCCAACACCTTCGAGGCGTTCGGAGCGTTCTGA
- a CDS encoding phospholipid carrier-dependent glycosyltransferase: MSLTTAAQPTQAAVAAPQAGPAGGWRGWLGPVLMGVLAALLRLPNLGRPHALVFDETYYAKDALALLLFGHEMDAKKNANETLLGLDGNLDAAREIFKDSPSYVVHPPFGKWVIAAGEKVFGADPFGWRIAVCVLGILSVVMLARIVRRMTGSNLLGTIAGFLLAIDGMAIVMSRTALLDGVLAFLVLAAFGALLLDRDRTRRLWPKHSLRPWRWAAAVALGLACGVKWSGLWFVVGFGLLTVFWDLGMRRERGEPNAFVRTLLRDALPAALVILPMALLAYLATWYGWFTSSGYLRTWAADNGGYTGVQAALRSLAHYHGEAYKFHTGLTTAHSYQANAWGWPVLARPTSFHYESEGLDCRADSCAQEVIALGNPVIWWAAVLALFHQVWRWAAVRDWRAGAVLCGFLAGWAPWLLFQQRTVFAFYAVVFLPFMITALTMSLGTILGTASDTRERRGNAAIAVTTLLLLALVAAWWFYPVWTAEVITYREWQMRMWLPTWV; the protein is encoded by the coding sequence GTGAGCCTAACAACCGCGGCGCAACCGACGCAGGCCGCCGTGGCAGCGCCCCAGGCGGGTCCCGCCGGTGGGTGGCGCGGGTGGCTGGGGCCGGTGCTCATGGGTGTCCTGGCGGCGCTGCTGCGACTGCCCAACCTCGGCCGTCCGCACGCGCTGGTCTTCGACGAGACGTACTACGCCAAGGATGCGCTGGCCCTGCTGCTGTTCGGCCACGAGATGGACGCGAAGAAGAACGCCAACGAGACCTTGCTGGGACTGGACGGCAACCTCGATGCGGCCCGGGAGATCTTCAAGGACTCCCCCTCCTACGTGGTGCACCCACCGTTCGGCAAGTGGGTGATCGCCGCCGGCGAGAAGGTGTTCGGGGCCGATCCCTTCGGGTGGCGGATCGCCGTGTGCGTGCTGGGGATCCTCTCGGTGGTCATGCTCGCGCGGATCGTGCGCCGCATGACGGGTTCGAACCTGCTGGGCACGATCGCCGGGTTCCTGCTGGCCATCGACGGCATGGCGATCGTCATGAGCCGGACCGCCCTGCTCGATGGGGTCCTGGCGTTCCTGGTGCTGGCCGCCTTCGGCGCGCTGCTGCTGGACCGCGACCGCACCCGCCGGCTCTGGCCCAAGCACAGCCTGCGGCCGTGGCGCTGGGCAGCCGCAGTGGCGCTGGGTCTGGCCTGCGGGGTCAAGTGGAGCGGCCTGTGGTTCGTGGTGGGCTTCGGTCTGCTCACGGTCTTCTGGGACCTCGGTATGCGACGGGAGCGCGGGGAACCCAACGCCTTCGTCCGCACCCTTCTGCGCGACGCCCTGCCTGCCGCCCTGGTCATCCTGCCGATGGCCTTGCTCGCGTATCTGGCCACCTGGTACGGGTGGTTCACCAGCTCCGGATATCTGCGGACGTGGGCCGCCGACAACGGTGGCTACACCGGCGTGCAGGCCGCGCTGCGCTCCCTGGCGCACTACCACGGGGAGGCCTACAAGTTCCACACCGGACTGACCACGGCGCACTCCTACCAGGCCAACGCCTGGGGCTGGCCGGTGCTGGCACGTCCCACGAGCTTCCACTACGAGTCCGAGGGCCTGGACTGCCGGGCCGACAGTTGTGCGCAGGAGGTCATCGCGCTCGGCAACCCGGTGATCTGGTGGGCTGCGGTGCTGGCGTTGTTCCACCAGGTGTGGCGCTGGGCGGCGGTGCGCGACTGGCGCGCCGGCGCGGTGCTGTGCGGGTTCCTCGCCGGCTGGGCACCGTGGCTGCTGTTCCAGCAACGCACCGTCTTCGCCTTCTACGCGGTCGTCTTCCTGCCCTTCATGATCACCGCACTGACCATGTCGCTGGGCACCATCCTGGGCACGGCATCCGACACCCGGGAGCGCCGCGGCAACGCGGCCATCGCAGTGACCACGCTCCTGCTACTGGCGCTGGTGGCGGCCTGGTGGTTCTACCCGGTCTGGACCGCCGAGGTGATCACGTACCGGGAATGGCAGATGCGGATGTGGCTGCCGACCTGGGTGTGA